AGTTTCTGGTGGTTCCAGGCAAgggttccttggcttgtggctgtgtgattccaatctctgtctctgtgttcacatggtctttttctctgtctccctgtgtcttctcctctttttttttttttagaacaattGTCATTGGATTTAAGACTTACCTAGATAATTTAGGATGAATTTATCTTGAGAttcttaattatatttgcaaagaccatttttccaaataaggtcacattccagGGCTTAGGACACAGATATATCTTTTCTGGGGCCCTCATACAAACCTctacataatattttatagatgaggaaatttgGGATGAGAGAGATTAAGGAATTCACCCACAGCAAATTAGTCCCCTTCTACCACAGAGTTCTGCCCACTTAAGAACAGCAGATTTTACAAAACTTCACACACTAAAACAATCTGGTTACACTCTTCTTATAGGACATTTGATTTCTGCTGAGCCTACATTTGCATAACTAAAGGGATCATTCAAGTCTGCCACCTCTAGGTGAGCTTCTAGTTTCAGGTGGACCTTACCAAGCATGATGACATTATGTTACATTACATCATAAAATTATGGCCCACTGTCCCATCCTAAGAACCTTAGGCATTGAAGAATTAAAATCCATGGACTTATTCTAGCCAATAAATTCAACCTCTAACTTACTTTAGTAGCCATTTCCCTGAACAGGAACAATACAGACTGGCTTATGTTTCATCTCATTGTAGAATGCAAGAGTGAGAAGGCTGAGAAACAGGGAGGTGAAATAATATAAAGTGTGTATAACAGATTTCAAATCTCTTGTGAAAGGAAGTCTACCAGGTTTTATTATACTTCAGATTATACTTCAGCTCAGAGATGGTTCTGTGGTTGTGGAGCTGGCCTTGTAGGGATTCTTCACCAACTTGGCACACCGAAAAATCATCACTATTAGGAACAGAAACAGAAGAACAACAAAGGCAATGGCAAAGCCTTTGTCCACATCAACACTGTTGGACAGGCTTGAATCTTCCATGGGGACTTGCACCTCGTTACTGTTGTCCAGCTCCAGCTACTTCCTCAGGTATAGCTTCAGATTTGTCATATTCCTAGACAAAGGAGGATAAAACAGGCTTattggtttgtgtgtgtatgtgttttcttaATAACACTGTGAAAAACCAAAAAGGGACCAAGGGTTGAAAAAATATCGGCAAGATTTACTTAAGAAGCAGTTACAAAACTGATAAAGTTGATATAGATGACTGACAAGATACACACATACAAGTATCTGTGTGTAAAATATCTGGAGAATTACTCCGAGACAGAACGTGAGCAATGTATATAACCTAGAAATCAGGCGGGCCTTCCTTGTCCCCTAAGATCCAGGTAAAACTGTCTTCGACATCTGAATTCTGTGTTAAGTCAAAATCCTCCTCTAAGATTACTTCAAATTCCAAGAGTACTTATTGTACCTAGTTTGTTGTATAGTCTTAACTCACTGGCTATGAAcatgaaattgttttattttttctgatcacTACATTTAATTGTACCGTCATTCTCATATCTTCATGAAAAATCAGGTATATCCCAGAAGTGATCAATTTCAATTATTAAAActtacaggctgggcgcagtggctcacacctgtaatcccagcactttgtgagaccaaggcgggtggatcatctgaggtcaggagtttgagaccagcctggatgacatgatgaaaccccgtctctactaaaaatacaaaaattagccgggtgtggtggcgggcacctgtaatcccaactactcaggaggttgaggcggaattgcttgaatccgggaagcaggttgcagtaagctgagaccaaGTCAttggacttcagcctgggcaacagagcgagactccgtctcaaaacaaaacaaaacaaaaattagccaggcgtggtgatgcatgcctgtagccccagctacttgggaagctgaggcaggagaatcacttgaaactgggaggcaaaagttgcagtgagccgagatcatggcactgcactagA
This DNA window, taken from Macaca mulatta isolate MMU2019108-1 chromosome 1, T2T-MMU8v2.0, whole genome shotgun sequence, encodes the following:
- the CTXND2 gene encoding cortexin domain containing 2, with the translated sequence MEDSSLSNSVDVDKGFAIAFVVLLFLFLIVMIFRCAKLVKNPYKASSTTTEPSLS